The Miscanthus floridulus cultivar M001 chromosome 6, ASM1932011v1, whole genome shotgun sequence genomic interval GACGGAAGGCGAGAACCAACATTCTTCTTCATTACACTTGGATAATCTCCAAACAGCAATGGTTCTAGTATCCTACAATCGATACATATTGTTTTCGATTATCTCTGTAAATGTTCCACATTTGTGATGCAACAAGAGTTAAAAAGATACCAGCCGCAATAGAAGTCCAGAAATCTTTGAGATGCTTCTAAATCGGCAGTGGAGTTTGTTAGTGGGTATGGCCAcattgtatatatatttatgccaACAACTCCTTTTTGTACAGCCTACAAGTCAGTCATTTTATGCTTGCGTAAATATATGACTGATATAAACATTTTAAGAAACCAAAGGGAATGTTGTTGGTGTAGTTAGAAGAGAAACTGATGCCTTGGCTCATGAGCAAAACGTGTTCAAATGTAAGATTTATTATAAGGATCAATTTCAGATGTCACGATATAAGATTCTGATTTTACAAGTATGTGGGTGGGTGTGTTTGTACACTATGTGCATTTCTTCTTCTAATGCAATGATGctcagctctcctgcgtgttcgagaaaagaGAAACAATACAAGACTAATGTTAAGACACCTGTGATGTTTTCAGGTACAAGATTGCTCACTTGGTATTTTTCTCTGTACAGTCTGGTAGCTGATGCATGTGCCAGTAGCATGTTATGAGCTGCTATATATGGTTCCACACTTGAGTTCCCCACTGTACATTTTTTTGTTCCAAATCCAAACGGATCAGAACATCTTCCCGGTGCAATTTGTCCAATATCATAGGACCCAAGTGCAGCCACATTGGCTTCATCCAGAGTGGTCCAGTGTGAAACCCTGTCACCAAATTCCCTGAAGCACACATCTGCATATACCGTGAAATCCTCCCTGcgttttgtggtagcatggatgATCAAGATGAGTTCATTTTGGGAAAAATATCATTCACTAACAGAAAAAATTACTGGATCTTACACAATCTTTGGGCTTAACCATCCACCATACTCGTCTTCCAGGATCTGAGGGAGATCCAGCTGGTAAATCATAAGATGGACTTGGACACCTGAAGAACCCAATAGTTATTGATATTCCTTATGTTCATACAATTACCAGATATAAATACCATTCAAAATTTATTTGCAATAGGCATACCGTGTCTAGCTAGCTTGTCTATGAGATTGTTATAGTACTCTAACCCTTTTGGATTAATAGCACCTCTTCCATCTGTGTATTTAATTTAAGAAAGTTTAATCGAAGATCCTAGAAATTTGTTGCTTCATACATGATAAAGTTTCTGCACAAAAAATGGTTATACTTGGTATAAGCCTGGACCAGGAGATAGAGAATCTATATGCCTCCAGGTTACTGTCAATTATGAGCTTAACATCGTCCTGAAACATTAGATGGTTAAGGTCAAAGCAAGAAACAAATCAAGAATGCTCCTTTCCGTATGCTGAAACAATCAGCATGCAGATTTGGATCAGTAGTAACAGTACTTCGATGCAACAAATTATATGTTTAGATTAAGGACAGTAATTTTTATATTTAACGCCAGAGTTTTCAATAAAAATATTTAAAGATCAGACAAAAGGTTAGTTGATAGCATAGTAAAAGAAACCAGCAGCTTGATAGCAGCCAGAGTTTTTCACCTTGTACTTGTTGTACCCGTCGGCGGCTATATCACCATTGCTTTTGTCCGGCATGCTCCCTGTTATCAAGGATGAAAAAAAGTGGCAGTAATCCTCCAGTCAGGCACTCAGGCTGCACAGTAACTAAAGTCTAAATCAATGCATTATTAAGCATGAATCACTGTCACTAGTATCCAGTTTTAGTTTTTTCATCAGTGCCAGAAATCCAACCGACGAGTGACGTGCGAACCTGCGTGAGTGAAGGTATCCCAGATGCTTGGGCTCCTACCATCGTCAGCAACGGCACCCTCATACTGCAGCAGCAATTCATTTCAAAGTAACTAAAAAAAATTAGTCGCCTATGATTAGCACGCAAGAAAGCCCCATGAATCCATGCACGGGAGTCCCGGACGGGGTCATCCGTTACCTGATAAGCCGAGGTAGCGGATCCGAAGACGAAATCTTCAGGGAAGTCGCTCCTTGTGAAGCCGAGAACGGGAGCCGCGCCCTGGACGCAGACCAACAGCAGGAGAGAGATGACGGCAAAGGCGGCAGCCATGTCTATCCTGAAAGCTCTCTGCCAATTCGTCAGTTCGACTAGTCCAAATGGCAGGACGAAGAGGCCAACGCCTGTCTTCAGTCTTCTAAGAAATTTCGAGAATTGACGTGTGTGGTTCGTAGGTATGCGGTGCGCTAGTGAAGTGCTTCTCACTATCCCAGCGGATAATGCAATATATACTCTCTCCCTCCATCCATCCAAAAAGAATACAACTATATAATTTATTTATAGAAGCTAAACTAGCttaaattcaaccaaatttatagtaaataaatTAAGGTTTATAGCTCCAACAAAATTTACTATAAACAagtatttcataattaatttaataatacttattttttacaataaaatttaatattttataatttagtcGAATTTTAAACTatttaatttctcaaaaaaataaGAATTGCATTTTTCGGACTAATGAAGTACACCGCCTCTCGTGTGAGTAGCACAATGTTCGCATGTTAGCTTAGTCGCAAGCAAAATTGTCCGCATATATGTATTTATATCCTAGAATCTTAGGATGCTGCCCGTTTGAATCCATTTAGATTCTTGAAAAATGGCTTTAAAAAAGGTACACGATATGTCCTTAAGGTCTATTttttatgtttcatgtgttcTTATATGAAAATAGACTATTTCATGTGAAATTTATGTATATAATTTCTATAAATTTTCTATGTTACAAATGAATCATTATTGCAAAAAGCCTGCTATAGCATTTTCAATGATCTACACTACGATATTACGAACTATTCCGTCATTACTGCTAATTGATAGGTGATTTTGGTCATGTTAGTGATCACTATCACTATGTTTTCTACTGACATATCAATTTACTTAGAAAAAAAACATAGGGTCCACCAGCTAACCTTGTCAAGGGGTAGACCGGCTAAAATAACCGAGGTGAGTAAACTGAACTCAGGACATAGGCCAAACTAGGGTTAATTTGGAATTTTTCAATAAATAAATTAATTGTTGCATGGATTGTGTCTATGACAATGGATCCAAAACCAGTGTGCTTCTTCGGAGACTTTCTTTTTGGGCCTtactcttttcttctttcttcttcttataAACCTCATGCAACATTAGCGAAAAGTTTAAGGTGATACTCATTAAATGCGTAGTATGACACTATGCACTCGAAGTAGCCTCAAGGCTTGTTGGATACATATTATGCATTCGAAGAAGGCTCAAGGCTTGTTTTGATTCATGTATGTTATTAGTTGCTAAAAATTGATTCTAGATGATTCAAACACGTGGAGTAATAGATCCAAACTAATTTCAGCCAACTAACAAATAGTCATAACTCATTTGTACATGGCCATATTCACCCTTCAAGGCATGGACACAATTTCTAGCCCTAACCATTACTATTTTCTTAGTTATAAAATGTATAGGATTTTTAGTTGTTACGAGTTAaataattttaagtttgactgGATTTGTAGAAACAACATAATATTCCCACCATTCTAAATTAGACATCGTTTTGGCTTTTTTAATTatatatagcttttactatgaATCTAAATATTatctatgtctagatatatatacttttattATATACTTCCCCGTTCTAATTTATAGgttattttagcttttctagatacataatttttcattatatatctagatatatcgttatttaggtgcatagcaaaaatgATGTACCTAGAAAAACCAAATGACCTATTATTCATGATAGAGGATGGTAGTTAGAAAAGTCAACACTTTGCCAAATGAGCTTCATCATTAGATATATTATAAAATACTTAAAAAAACATTACAAATAGTCCTATGTTTTCATAATTTATCTCCTTAATCTATAAGATGTTAATAATCTTTTtcaataaaaatgattaaactTAAAATGGTGGGATTTAGAACAATCGAAAACTCATGATATTTCAAGATGCAAGGGAGCACTCAAGAGTAACTCCACCAAATTGAGAAAAACAATCATCTTTCCATAAAAAATGTTATATACAGGAACAGAGTGAAAAAAACCACTCCGACAGATCCCCTTCCTCAATCCCTTTTCCTATATTTTTTCTCAATCACTCGAAACTCCTATTAATCCCTTATTAAATAGAGGGGAGAAAGCAACATTTTCTCCCATCTCTtggatatttttttttctatttttaccaAAAATCCTAGAATGGAAGGCTTTATTAGGAAATCTTGGAGATGCTTTTACACTCTAAAAGTCTGTTTTGTCAATTCTCTTTAGCTACATATAAGGAATTGAATATCCTTAATCTGGTAGTGAAgatactcatgtgcatgtgtgctGATGTGCAAAACAAACAGCCGACATGTACAGCTTGCTTATCATGGTCCCAGACGAAACGGACAAATGGTCGCACTGGACCGTTATGCTTACGGAATCGCACGGAGCGTACTTTGCTTGTCGACGTTGCGGTCGTTTCTCGTAGGAATTCAATTTGACGTCACGACGCCGTTAAAATCTTTTTCCATGcagttattataaaaaaaaaactcccGGATCCGTCGGCTTTCAGCCACTAATTTCCAAAGCCAATTTTCTCGCTTCGCCTTTCCTTCTCCCATCTCTCTCGACGAGGCTCGCCATCGCCGCCATTCCCattcgcctcctcctcctcttctccacctccgcaaaaccctagccgccaccccCTCGAATCCCCTACCAGCGCCCGAATCCCGGCCTCAATCGAGCTAGGGCTCGCCAATTTCTGGACGGGCCCGTTGAAATTTCGGCCGGTCTTTTCGGGTGAATCCTTCGGTTTACTCTGAGGGGATTTTTTTATTTCTGCGGCGCACGATGGGGAGcagaagggaggaggagaggaacgAGAAGATCATCCGCGGCCTCATGAAGCTGCCGCCCAACCGCAAGTGCATCAATTGCAACAGTGTGGTAACCCTCGCGCATTTTTGGTTCACTAATTACTAAGCTGATTGGGAGGCGTCTGCTGTTCTACTTCGCGGATCGTTATATGGGAGGCAGTGGAATCTGTCTGTCGTTTGAAATGTTACGCAGTTAGCTCAGATTTTCCAAAAAAATATAGAGTTCCTTGTGAACTTTGGTTCGTTGGCTTATAATTTCAAGCGGTACCTGTTGGTTGGACGATCATGATTATTTCTATGTTGTTTTCGATATCAGAACATGACATATTCGTTGCTATTTTTTACTTCGATCACTTGTGCTACTTCTGTTTTGTCCCTGATTGTGAAACTCTAAATGTTGCTACTGTTTCCTAATACACAATTGCTTGATTCGTATGTTGATAGGTAGTTCTTTGATTTATTTGAGCTACTTACTGGTTTCGATACTTTTGTCTGCACCTTCTGTTTGTGTTTGACAATTAATTTGCTTAGTTGACTGAATTGCTGAGCTTTTTAGTACTTTAATTGTCAGTAAGTACTATTTGTGTTGCGTTTACCAGTTTATGTAATATTTATAGTGTGTAGAGTTGATTTTCCCATTTGGTTAACTGTTATTGAATCTACCTTTGATGTTCAGCACAAAACTTTATCCAGTGATGCATTTTGTCTCAGTTTCTTGCCCAAGTGTTTTTTTATATACTGTTCTCTTGATTTCATCTGAACCACTTTTGTTTTGTTATATATAGGGGCCACAATATGTGTGTACCAATTTCTGGACCTTCGTTTGCCTGTCATGTAGTGGAATCCAGTGAGTATCTTTTTCCCTACCTTCTTGACTTTTGCTAGGAAATGTATGGTTTTGGTATGTGATGCTTCTAACAAggcaaataataagaatgtgcttTAGATGAAAAACAAAATGGTATTGTCTGCTGCCCAGACATGGCTGAAAATCTACATTTAAGGGCTATCACATTATTTTCCGGTTGGTTCCCTAAGGgcccgtttggatccttggaattgaattcattctaataattacaatttaggcatagattaattaagctaatataattgtatatggaatatatttgtatatttattgttaggcatacaagggacatacttatatgttgcatttctattgtagggaagtgagttgaagagtgtgttataagttggagaatagaattatagcatagtgatccatagaatccatttccatctcccaccctatgaatttgagataggcttatttgtgagcttgggaaagttatggaatgtcaaattccaatccaaatagcctaatccattatgtagatttcaattcctctaAAATGAtgggatccaaacggcccctaatGGAAATTTCCATCATGCCATTTTACAACTCTAGTCTCTGGACATTTTACTTGCACATGCAATCAGTTTTCAACTGGAGAAGCAGATAATCAAGTCCTGCTGTGCATTGTTAACCTTTGTTTGTTTAGTCTGCTTTTAGTTCTGATGTACCTTCTTGATGTTGTTACCTTCTTGACGTCTTGTGGTGTGATATACAGCCGTGAATTCACTCACCGTGTTAAGTCGGTGTCAATGTCCAAATTTACTACCCAAGAAGTGCAGGCCCTTGAACAGGGAGGTAACCAGGTAAAACAAAACCCATAGCTATTTTTATCTTGTACCTCTAGAGCCCCCGTTCATCTTTTATGACTTAGTTGAGGTCATGACTGCAGCGAGCACGTGACATCTACCTGAAGGATTGGGATTGGCAACGAATGAGGTTGCCTGCCAATACGTGAGTTTCATTTCATTCTTGAGTTTTTATGGGTACTTATGTTTTATGCTATCCGAAGAATGTTATGTTTCTCATCTATGTTTTGCTTCAGCAATCCAGATAGGATAAGAGAATTTATCAGGGCTGTTTATGTGGATAAGAAGTATGCTAGTGGATCCTCTAACAAACCAGCCACAGATGGTGAGGTAATGAGCTGACgtgtcttgtgagtacattgtattATCCTTTGTATAAGTCTAGTGAACAGAGATATGGAGATATAAGTAATTGCGCTGTGTTTATGTAACCTTTGAACTACCATAGCCCATATCGCTATTCCAACTAATTCCCATAGTTGTCCACATATTCCTGCTGAAAAGTCCACGAATATGCTTTAATTATAGTTTCCATTTTTTTCTGGCAGAGTATGAAGGGCAACGTCAATGACATGAGAAGACCTAGCTCTTATCATTCGTATTCCCAGAGCCCGCCCTATGATTTTCAGTATGAAGATAGACGATATGGTAAGCAAGTCGACACACTTGCTAGAAGGCCTTCAGATAGGGCGCTCTTCGATGGGAAACTTGGCAACTTACTACTCAGTCCAGGTCGTTTGCGAGAGCAGATGAATGAAGACCGTTTTGCTAATGAGAGTTCAGGATCAAGGTTTTCCGACTTCTCAGCCTCAAGCACTGGTGACTTTAGAAATGATGTGCTTTCTCCTAGCTCTCAGGAGACAGGCTACAGCAGTCCCTCAGTCCACCATTCAAGAAATGTCTCTGCTGACAATCCTCAATCCCAGAAATACCCTAATGCAGCTTCGCAAATAGATTTCAATGGAGTTCGACGTTCACAGGTTTTTTATTCTTCTGTTCTCTTCCCTTTCCAGTAAATGCCTCTTGGGCTTAGAAAACTATTCCAAGTATAGTGGAGATTATATAAATCATTCCTTCTTTCCATGTGCAGCGAACAACTTCTTCTGGAAGTTTTGGATCATTTGATGGTAGCTCAGTTTCCAACAAATCATTTGAATCAGGTAACCCGCCTGATGCACCAACAGAAAAGTCAGCCCATTGTGCTGTAAACCATCAGACTGTGGCTTCTCCTGAGGCTTGTTCGACACAACAGTATGCCTCGCCACCCAGCAATCACAACTTGGTACCTCAGAAACATGCTGATTTAGGTAGCCAAACTGCTGCCACCAGGAAACCAGTGCAACATAGTGGCACTCAGATTGAAGCTGTGGTGTTGACGCGTGCTCCAGTACAACCAATGACTTCCACACCTCTTGACCTCTTTGATCAATCAACTGTGCAACAGCCTGTCACATCTGCTGCGCCAATAGATCTGTTTGCTGGCTTTAATGAACAGTTACCAGCTTCTGATAATACAGATAATGTATCCAGTCATTCTGATGTTGCTAAAGAACCTGCCCATAGTGTTGTTCAGAAGGGCATGGTACCATCAGCTGAAGCACTCGCCACATCTCATGCTGTGCACCAAGATTTATTTAGTCTGTCAATTTTGCAGGAACCAGCAACATCCTCACCCTCtcagccaatagatctatttgcTGGCTTTGACCAACGTTTGCCACATTTGTCTACTGTTCAGAAAATTCCATCAGCAGCTCCATTGTCTGCTAATGTTGGATGGGCTTTCTTTGACATGCAACATGGATCGTTGACATCTGTTTCAAATGTGCAAGGTCAGGTGCCTGCTGCATTCCCTCCATCTGTTGATCAATCAACATTACCAACTTCGCCACCAAATGCGATTGGGTCACAAAGTTCTCCGGCTATGATGGATAACTGGAGTTTAAATGCTGAGGAAGTGAAGATCCCTGTCCCCAAAGAAAATTCTCAGGTAATTTTGTCATTTGACATATGAAGCTGTTAATGGATTATTATAGCTTCACATGTTTAGTAACTTTCTCCTGCTTGTTTATAGTCTTGGAATGCCTTTGGTGAATCTACTCAGAGCACATCAAATAATCTGTTCACATTTAATACTATGCCTCAAGTAGAAGCTCATCAATTCTCTATGCCAAGTGGTCCATATGTTGAAGCCAGAACTCCACAGGTACATAAGTTTCAGTTAACGACTCAAAAAGTATATTTCTCAATGAAGACTGACTCAATATTTTGAATCATTCTTTAGGATTTAGCTAGGGGTGAGCCTGAAAGGCCAACTCCTGGGGATATGTTTTCTGGcttcaatgtttcacatgttgagGTGGTTGGACCATCGTTTCCTTCATCACTCCAGCCCCATTTGGTATGTTTTATCCATGATTTAAGGTTCTTTCCTATGATAGCCAGTTAGCTTTCTTGTTTGGCAACAGTTCCATTTTTACTGAGAGCAAGCATGAACAGACATATTAAAATTGTGCCCTTCGACATATAACGTATATTTGTTTGTGGGGTCTACTTGACATGGCATTATCTAGCTTATGATAAACATTGAGGGAACATTTTACCAAGACAATTTGGACTATGAATTCTGAGGCTCTCACAATGCATACATCACCCTAATGGGCACCTGCGAATGTCATTTAGCTTCTTTGCATGCCCTTTATTTCTTGTAATCTGCCTGTCATAGTGCTGGTGCAGAACTGGAACCAGTTTACCCAAGTGTCAAAACAGGATTATTTTACCGCGGTAACAATTTCATGAATTTTATTTCAGGGTGGCATGGTCTCTCATCCTGGAAAATCAACAAACCCATTTGACATGGCATTTGAATCTGATGTTGACGCCAATGACATGgtattattatttttctttctGATTTACAATAGTATTAAGAATAATGTGGGCTAGTAATTTTGTTCCTTCTATTTATAAGCTTCTTATTTGAAACAACAGTATTCATGGCTGGAATATGAACATACATACAAAATAAATTAAGCGAAAGAGCCAACTAACCTAAGTCAGCCTGCAATTCTTCAAACAGAGCTATAGTACAAGGAATTCAATTCTGAGTTCTTGATGGCCTTGACCATAGGCTCCCTCCTAAAGCAAGACATACCGTGAACTTTCAGTCTCCAAAATTTCCTAAGATGTATCCCTTTAGCAACTTCGGCTCCCTTTGGAAGAAATGTGTTCCCTGTCTTTGTGACTTCATAACACACAAGTTCAGACTAAAAGGAAACCATTCATTGGATTTTAGTTTTTTTCCGTTTATTATGTGAATGTGAATACAAACCCAGGAATAGAGTCTGTGTACATTATTCTTTGGTTCTTGACATGCTAACCTGAATGCAGTTGTTCCCATGTTGCCtaatactctttttttttttgttcttgttaTTCACTGACACCTTTTGGTTCCCTTTTTCAGTTCATGGATTTGACCTCACTGCAAGAAACATTACCAGATCCTCACACTCCCACAAATTATTCTGGAAGCTTAACAGAGCCATGGATTTCTCAAAATTCCACTATGTCATATATTCCTTCTGGGCCTCAAGGTACTTAATCTTTGCTCATATAACTCCTCATGCACCGATGCACAAATATACATTCACAGAAGGACTGAAAATTCTCGCTGTTAATACCATATCTGATTTTTGGTCCAGGAGGGTTATCCTATGTGGCAGGACAAGACTCTCACATGTTGTAAGCTCCTTGATACTTGCACAATAGTTGTTAATGCACATTACTTTCTAAATCATCACTTTATTACAGGAGTTCAACATATCAAGGAGCTTTTCCACCTAGGAATCCATTTGAGTGAGCGCTAGTAAAGAGTGTTTTGTTGGATAGTGGTGACAGAAGAGGAAGGCAATTGGCATGGGTCGAAATTCAAATGGATATTCAGGTGTACTATACTAGATGCATTGACAAATGTGCATCGAATCTGAAACCCTGAGGTAAATATGTGTCTTGGATTTCATTGTCCATGCTCTCTTGTATATCAGAAAGGACTGCATAGAAGTCTACATGGCAGGAGTGCTGGAATTTTTGCCCGAAGAAAAAGCTGTGTCCTATACTCCCATGGACTGATGTATCTCTGGCAGGCAGTGCGGGTCAAGCATCAAAAATTTTATTTCACCATTTTGACATTTGCCCGTGGGTTGTGTTCATGTTCTTGTTAAACCCTGTTGTGAATGAGAGGGGTGGCATTTTTACATCAAATGACTGGTTCATTACCCTTTTTTATTCCTTAAAAATATAATAAAAAGATGTTCATCAAAAGATCGTATTGCTGTCAGATGTGTTATTCAGTAGTGGGTGTTACCTCTGTATGTTAAAGGGGCATGTCGACTCTCCTCAGCAATATTAATGCTCATCATAGTAAAGGATCATGATGATATGTTTACCCATGTTTTTTCTCTCTTTATAAAAaagctcttttttttttcctttta includes:
- the LOC136457223 gene encoding beta-glucosidase 5-like encodes the protein MAAAFAVISLLLLVCVQGAAPVLGFTRSDFPEDFVFGSATSAYQYEGAVADDGRSPSIWDTFTHAGSMPDKSNGDIAADGYNKYKDDVKLIIDSNLEAYRFSISWSRLIPNGRGAINPKGLEYYNNLIDKLARHGVQVHLMIYQLDLPQILEDEYGGWLSPKIVEDFTVYADVCFREFGDRVSHWTTLDEANVAALGSYDIGQIAPGRCSDPFGFGTKKCTVGNSSVEPYIAAHNMLLAHASATRLYREKYQAVQKGVVGINIYTMWPYPLTNSTADLEASQRFLDFYCGWILEPLLFGDYPSVMKKNVGSRLPSFREVQSEAIRGTLDFIGINHYLSLYVNDHPLEKGIRDFVLDAAADYRGSRTDPPIGQQAPTSIPADPRGLQLLVEYLSEAYGNLPIYIQETGHATTNGSLHDTDRVDYMKNHISSTLTALRNGANVKGYFVWSFLDVFEYLTGFRSQYGLYRVDFEDKALPRQARLSARWYSKFLKNKGIRVEDELDDAGSHVEQ
- the LOC136457233 gene encoding probable ADP-ribosylation factor GTPase-activating protein AGD14, encoding MGSRREEERNEKIIRGLMKLPPNRKCINCNSVGPQYVCTNFWTFVCLSCSGIHREFTHRVKSVSMSKFTTQEVQALEQGGNQRARDIYLKDWDWQRMRLPANTNPDRIREFIRAVYVDKKYASGSSNKPATDGESMKGNVNDMRRPSSYHSYSQSPPYDFQYEDRRYGKQVDTLARRPSDRALFDGKLGNLLLSPGRLREQMNEDRFANESSGSRFSDFSASSTGDFRNDVLSPSSQETGYSSPSVHHSRNVSADNPQSQKYPNAASQIDFNGVRRSQRTTSSGSFGSFDGSSVSNKSFESGNPPDAPTEKSAHCAVNHQTVASPEACSTQQYASPPSNHNLVPQKHADLGSQTAATRKPVQHSGTQIEAVVLTRAPVQPMTSTPLDLFDQSTVQQPVTSAAPIDLFAGFNEQLPASDNTDNVSSHSDVAKEPAHSVVQKGMVPSAEALATSHAVHQDLFSLSILQEPATSSPSQPIDLFAGFDQRLPHLSTVQKIPSAAPLSANVGWAFFDMQHGSLTSVSNVQGQVPAAFPPSVDQSTLPTSPPNAIGSQSSPAMMDNWSLNAEEVKIPVPKENSQSWNAFGESTQSTSNNLFTFNTMPQVEAHQFSMPSGPYVEARTPQDLARGEPERPTPGDMFSGFNVSHVEVVGPSFPSSLQPHLGGMVSHPGKSTNPFDMAFESDVDANDMFMDLTSLQETLPDPHTPTNYSGSLTEPWISQNSTMSYIPSGPQGGLSYVAGQDSHMLSSTYQGAFPPRNPFE